The following proteins are co-located in the Patescibacteria group bacterium genome:
- the serS gene encoding serine--tRNA ligase: MIDIQLIREHLDLVKKGLTKKQSNPELAVDAFKLDKEKRRLQTEVEAFQSNLNQVSKEIAKEFGQKKVDLLKQANQISEQIDKHRPHLDALEKDLNEVMAQIPNMPLDDVIAGHSDKDNKVAYKKGDVPKFGFTVKDHIQLAADLDLIEFDAAAKSMGSRFAYLKNELVVLEFALMRYGLDQAMKSGFKPILPPILLNRAAMDAAGYLGQAEEEIYKTQDDLYLAGTAEQPLLALHAGQMLKKEDLPLRYVGFSSCFRREAGSYGKDVKGILRMHQFQKLELFSFVEPEMAEQEHKKILELEEKLMASLDIPYQVIDICAGDLGFPAAKKWDIEAWMAGQNTYRETHSCSNCTDFQARRMNIRYKDEKGTRFVYTLNGTVFSERPLIAILENNQQKDGSIKVPKVLAPYTGFDVIKK; encoded by the coding sequence ATGATTGATATTCAACTTATTCGCGAACATTTAGACTTGGTCAAAAAAGGACTGACAAAAAAGCAAAGCAATCCAGAGCTGGCCGTTGACGCTTTCAAACTAGACAAAGAAAAACGACGCTTGCAAACCGAAGTCGAAGCTTTTCAATCTAACTTGAATCAGGTGTCAAAAGAAATTGCCAAAGAGTTTGGTCAAAAAAAGGTTGATTTACTTAAGCAGGCGAACCAAATTTCGGAACAGATTGACAAGCATCGCCCGCATTTAGACGCGCTTGAAAAGGATTTGAATGAGGTGATGGCGCAAATTCCAAATATGCCCCTTGACGATGTTATTGCCGGACATTCCGATAAAGATAACAAAGTTGCCTACAAAAAAGGCGATGTACCAAAATTTGGGTTTACAGTTAAAGATCATATTCAGTTGGCGGCAGATTTAGATTTAATCGAATTTGATGCGGCGGCCAAGTCTATGGGTTCACGTTTTGCGTATCTTAAAAATGAACTAGTAGTGCTTGAATTTGCTTTAATGCGCTACGGGCTAGATCAGGCGATGAAAAGTGGGTTTAAGCCCATTCTGCCTCCAATTTTATTAAATCGAGCGGCAATGGATGCGGCGGGGTATTTGGGACAAGCCGAAGAAGAAATTTACAAAACTCAAGATGATTTATATTTAGCGGGCACCGCCGAACAGCCCCTGTTAGCTCTGCACGCTGGGCAAATGCTCAAAAAAGAAGATTTACCGTTAAGATACGTTGGATTTTCCAGCTGTTTTAGGCGTGAAGCTGGCAGCTATGGTAAAGATGTAAAAGGCATTTTACGTATGCATCAATTTCAAAAACTGGAACTATTTAGCTTTGTAGAGCCCGAAATGGCCGAACAGGAACACAAAAAGATTTTAGAGTTAGAAGAAAAACTAATGGCCAGTCTAGACATTCCGTATCAAGTAATCGACATTTGCGCGGGGGATTTAGGTTTTCCGGCCGCCAAAAAATGGGATATTGAGGCGTGGATGGCGGGGCAAAACACTTATCGCGAAACGCATAGTTGTAGCAACTGCACCGATTTTCAAGCTAGACGGATGAATATTCGGTATAAAGATGAAAAAGGCACGCGATTTGTTTATACCTTAAACGGCACTGTTTTTTCCGAACGCCCGCTAATTGCCATTTTAGAAAATAATCAACAAAAAGACGGTTCAATTAAGGTACCAAAAGTTCTAGCGCCTTACACCGGGTTTGATGTTATAAAAAAATAA
- the ftsE gene encoding cell division ATP-binding protein FtsE — translation MIEFIHVSKKYGKKTAVEDLNFFIDRDEFVTLVGPSGSGKSTLIKLLIAEEKPTSGQIVVAGRDITTLTSRELPFFRRKIGVVFQDFKILPHKNVYENIAFALEVSDAEQSVIKLKVPEILQLVNLSDKARSMPNELSGGEKQRVSIARALVHEPKLLIADEPTGNLDPINSWEIIDLLFKINKKGTIVLLATHDKEVVDALKKRVITLREGKIVADQAKGKYIL, via the coding sequence TTGATTGAGTTTATTCATGTCTCAAAAAAATATGGTAAAAAGACCGCGGTTGAAGACCTAAACTTCTTCATTGATCGCGATGAGTTCGTGACCTTAGTTGGGCCATCGGGCTCAGGGAAGTCCACGTTAATTAAGCTGCTCATTGCCGAAGAAAAACCAACCAGCGGACAAATAGTAGTCGCTGGGCGCGATATTACCACCTTAACCTCACGCGAACTGCCATTCTTTAGACGTAAAATTGGGGTGGTTTTTCAAGATTTTAAGATATTGCCTCATAAAAATGTTTATGAAAACATTGCGTTTGCTTTGGAAGTAAGTGACGCAGAACAAAGCGTAATCAAATTAAAGGTGCCAGAGATTTTGCAGCTGGTTAATTTGTCGGATAAAGCCAGAAGTATGCCTAACGAATTGTCTGGTGGGGAAAAACAGCGAGTCTCAATTGCCCGTGCCTTAGTTCACGAGCCAAAATTATTGATTGCCGATGAGCCCACCGGAAACTTGGATCCAATAAATAGTTGGGAAATTATTGATTTGTTATTCAAAATTAACAAAAAAGGCACCATTGTCCTCCTCGCCACGCATGATAAAGAAGTTGTAGATGCCTTAAAAAAACGAGTAATTACCTTACGTGAGGGCAAAATTGTAGCCGATCAAGCAAAAGGGAAATACATTTTATAG
- the secA gene encoding preprotein translocase subunit SecA, whose amino-acid sequence MMFGLFGDLNKKEVSKIEPIVGQINQHSSTIEALTKEQIRIRVEELKTKVQDEIKAVVGDESESALIQNEDEREKWQIDRLKKVEQSVLDEILPEAFALVREAAKRTIKERHFDVQLTGGVVLHQGKIAEMRTGEGKTLVATLPAFLNALTGKGVHIVTVNDYLAKRDAAWMGQIFDYLGVTVAAIGHETSLIYDTKAKKQQEKDAQLAAEEQGLVYTSDDSPLAAVSRKAAYQADIVYGTNNEFGFDYLRDNMAQDPEQMVQRELHYAIVDEVDSILIDEARTPLIISAPAEESASEYHRFAKLVTNLEAEKDYTVDEKMKAISLTDAGIAKMESLLGLKNIYEQGVHLVHYMEESLKANILFTRDKDYVVKDGEVVIVDEFTGRMMPGRRYSEGLHQAIEAKEGVEVQKESLTLATISFQNLFRIYQKLSGMTGTAATEAEEFHKIYKLEVVEIPTNRPNQRHDFSDQIYQTVDEKFKAVCKDVAERHQKGQPILIGTISIEKNEYLSQLLTKAGVKHELLNAKNHEKEAHIIAHAGAVGAVTVATNMAGRGTDIKITKEVAEVGGLHVIGTERHESRRIDNQLRGRTGRQGDVGSSQFFVSMDDDLMRIFGGERLKSIMTTLRLPADMPIENKMISRAIESAQKKVEGHNFDTRKHLVEYDDVMNKHREVIYKRRRRILHMNTAEAQNHYIKNQFLSTAEERIRATLNSYLETNQDLTKAKDEIQRIIGVDLAGTEANLDSILSQVKQQYDAREQRFGAEIMRQIEKAIYLRAIDTAWIDHLTAMDHLRDGIGLRGYGQYDPLVAYKQESYKMFQRLLQVIDSAALEMIFRVEVAQAAAQPKPEKVQLKGADESDSGGGFTKEKTLEKTKVQKLMSSEADRSSNKPTGESKKVGRNDPCPCGAKKADGTPVKYKHCHGR is encoded by the coding sequence ATGATGTTTGGACTGTTTGGCGATCTAAATAAAAAAGAAGTTTCTAAAATTGAGCCGATTGTTGGGCAGATAAATCAGCATAGCTCGACCATCGAGGCATTAACCAAAGAGCAGATCCGTATTCGAGTAGAAGAACTAAAAACAAAGGTACAAGACGAAATTAAAGCCGTGGTGGGCGACGAATCCGAATCCGCATTAATTCAAAACGAAGACGAACGCGAAAAATGGCAAATTGATCGCCTAAAAAAAGTCGAACAAAGCGTACTAGATGAAATATTGCCAGAAGCGTTTGCCTTGGTTAGAGAAGCGGCAAAACGCACCATTAAAGAGCGCCATTTTGATGTGCAGCTAACCGGTGGGGTGGTTCTGCATCAAGGTAAAATTGCCGAAATGCGTACTGGAGAAGGTAAAACTTTAGTGGCAACACTGCCCGCTTTTCTGAATGCGCTAACCGGTAAAGGCGTGCACATCGTAACGGTTAACGACTATTTGGCTAAACGTGATGCGGCTTGGATGGGGCAGATTTTCGATTATTTAGGCGTTACTGTGGCGGCAATTGGGCACGAAACTTCGTTAATTTACGATACTAAAGCCAAAAAACAACAAGAAAAAGACGCGCAGTTAGCTGCCGAAGAGCAAGGTTTGGTTTATACTTCGGACGATTCGCCTTTAGCCGCGGTTAGCCGCAAGGCTGCCTATCAGGCCGACATCGTTTACGGCACCAATAACGAGTTTGGTTTTGATTATTTGCGCGATAATATGGCACAAGATCCGGAGCAGATGGTCCAACGTGAATTGCATTACGCTATCGTAGATGAAGTAGACTCCATTTTAATTGATGAAGCGCGAACGCCGCTGATTATCTCGGCACCGGCTGAGGAATCGGCTAGTGAATACCATCGCTTTGCCAAATTGGTGACCAATCTTGAAGCCGAAAAAGATTATACCGTTGATGAAAAGATGAAAGCCATCAGTTTAACCGATGCCGGCATCGCCAAAATGGAATCTTTGCTCGGTTTGAAAAACATTTACGAGCAGGGCGTGCATTTGGTGCACTATATGGAAGAATCACTTAAGGCCAACATTTTATTCACGAGAGACAAAGACTATGTGGTTAAAGATGGCGAGGTGGTAATAGTTGACGAATTTACCGGCCGTATGATGCCCGGGCGTCGATATTCCGAGGGCTTGCACCAAGCTATCGAAGCCAAAGAAGGCGTTGAAGTGCAAAAAGAGTCGTTAACGTTGGCCACCATTTCGTTTCAGAACTTATTCCGCATTTACCAGAAACTATCGGGTATGACCGGAACCGCGGCAACCGAGGCAGAGGAATTTCATAAAATCTATAAATTAGAGGTTGTTGAAATCCCGACAAATCGCCCGAACCAACGCCACGATTTTTCAGACCAGATTTATCAGACCGTTGACGAAAAGTTTAAGGCTGTGTGCAAAGACGTAGCTGAGCGGCATCAAAAAGGCCAGCCAATTTTGATTGGTACAATTTCGATCGAAAAAAACGAATACTTATCACAGCTTCTAACTAAAGCCGGGGTAAAACACGAGCTGTTAAACGCCAAAAACCACGAAAAAGAGGCGCATATTATTGCGCACGCAGGCGCGGTGGGCGCGGTTACGGTGGCTACAAACATGGCAGGGCGTGGTACGGATATTAAAATTACCAAAGAGGTGGCGGAGGTTGGCGGATTGCATGTGATCGGCACTGAACGCCACGAATCACGCCGCATTGACAATCAGTTGCGCGGACGTACCGGACGTCAGGGTGATGTTGGATCGAGCCAGTTTTTTGTATCGATGGATGACGATTTGATGCGCATTTTTGGTGGCGAGCGGTTAAAATCGATTATGACCACGCTGCGCCTTCCCGCTGATATGCCAATTGAAAATAAAATGATTAGCCGGGCTATCGAGAGCGCCCAGAAAAAGGTGGAAGGACACAACTTTGATACTCGTAAGCACTTGGTTGAATACGATGATGTAATGAACAAACATCGCGAAGTGATTTACAAACGTCGTCGTCGAATTTTGCACATGAACACCGCAGAAGCGCAAAACCACTACATTAAGAATCAATTTTTATCCACTGCCGAAGAGCGCATTCGCGCTACGTTAAATAGTTATTTAGAGACAAATCAAGACTTAACAAAAGCCAAGGACGAAATCCAGAGAATTATTGGCGTAGATTTGGCTGGGACCGAGGCGAACCTTGATTCCATATTATCGCAGGTCAAGCAGCAGTATGACGCGAGAGAGCAACGATTTGGGGCCGAAATTATGCGCCAAATTGAAAAAGCAATTTACTTGCGTGCCATTGATACGGCGTGGATTGATCATTTAACCGCGATGGATCATTTACGCGATGGGATTGGGCTTAGAGGCTATGGGCAATATGATCCGCTAGTTGCGTATAAACAAGAATCGTACAAAATGTTTCAGCGATTGTTACAGGTGATTGACAGCGCTGCGCTAGAGATGATCTTTAGAGTTGAAGTGGCACAGGCAGCAGCTCAGCCAAAGCCAGAGAAGGTGCAATTAAAGGGAGCGGATGAATCGGATAGCGGTGGCGGGTTTACCAAAGAAAAAACATTGGAAAAAACCAAGGTGCAAAAGTTGATGTCTAGCGAGGCAGACAGATCTAGTAATAAGCCAACCGGCGAGTCCAAAAAAGTCGGCCGAAATGATCCATGCCCATGCGGAGCGAAAAAAGCAGATGGAACACCGGTTAAATACAAACATTGTCATGGGCGATGA
- a CDS encoding S41 family peptidase: protein MLQKLRTKLSLKITVLVLTLVGMFLLGFGTASSMSDGWIGQELTALRYGADAPNDVDFKLLWDAWNKVHQNYAGPIDDQQLVYGAVKGMTDGLGDPHTVFFTPTESKQYKENVNGEFAGIGIQLGITDGYISVVAPLDDTPASRAGIKSGDIIAKVDGKDTLNMSIDEAITKMRGTKGTTVKLTLLPKGASEFKEVTLTRETITVKSVKYEVKNSNIGYLRITQFAQDTPSMVQSAITDLKSKNINGLVLDLRDNPGGYLTGAQQISSFFISPGVVVSEQSKDGSKTDLRTTSDPMLPDLPLVVLVNNGSASASEITAGAIQDRERGKLVGEKTYGKGSVQNIFDMAGGSGIKITIAKWLTPKGRQINGVGITPDVVVTLSADDAKAGKDPQLDKALEILK, encoded by the coding sequence ATGTTACAAAAATTACGAACTAAATTATCGCTAAAAATTACCGTTTTAGTCCTGACATTGGTCGGGATGTTTTTGTTGGGATTTGGTACAGCTAGCAGTATGTCTGACGGTTGGATTGGCCAAGAACTAACCGCGTTGCGATATGGTGCAGACGCTCCAAATGACGTTGACTTTAAATTATTATGGGACGCGTGGAACAAAGTACATCAAAATTACGCCGGACCAATTGATGATCAGCAGTTGGTTTATGGGGCAGTAAAAGGGATGACAGATGGGCTTGGTGATCCGCATACCGTATTTTTTACTCCAACGGAATCTAAGCAATATAAAGAGAATGTTAATGGTGAGTTTGCCGGTATTGGGATTCAGCTTGGTATTACCGATGGCTATATTTCGGTGGTCGCACCTCTGGACGATACCCCAGCGTCTCGTGCCGGGATCAAAAGTGGTGATATTATCGCTAAAGTTGATGGAAAAGACACTCTAAATATGTCTATTGATGAAGCTATTACCAAAATGCGCGGCACCAAGGGTACCACTGTAAAACTAACTTTGTTACCAAAAGGGGCATCGGAGTTTAAAGAAGTAACACTAACCAGAGAAACCATCACAGTAAAATCGGTTAAATATGAAGTTAAAAATAGCAACATTGGCTATTTACGCATCACTCAATTTGCTCAGGATACGCCTTCAATGGTGCAATCAGCCATCACGGATTTGAAATCTAAAAATATCAATGGATTAGTGTTAGATTTACGCGACAACCCAGGTGGATATTTGACTGGCGCACAGCAAATTTCTAGCTTCTTTATCTCGCCTGGCGTGGTTGTGAGTGAGCAGTCAAAGGATGGTAGTAAAACGGATTTGCGTACAACCTCTGACCCAATGTTGCCAGATTTACCACTGGTGGTGTTGGTTAATAACGGTTCGGCATCGGCATCCGAAATAACCGCCGGGGCAATTCAAGATCGTGAACGCGGTAAACTAGTGGGCGAGAAAACGTATGGCAAGGGAAGCGTACAAAATATATTTGATATGGCGGGCGGGTCAGGTATCAAAATCACCATAGCCAAATGGCTTACTCCGAAAGGTCGTCAGATAAATGGAGTCGGGATTACGCCAGATGTGGTGGTAACGTTATCCGCAGATGATGCAAAAGCTGGAAAAGATCCACAATTAGATAAAGCGTTGGAGATATTAAAGTAA
- a CDS encoding permease-like cell division protein FtsX — protein MKMVALIRILKIGVVDFWRNRWLSLAAIMMMTLTISIISLFVALDLSINQTAKMLEDKIDISVFFNDNATDANITALQNSLLGRSDVKSITYISREQALARFREQSQYRSTVLKLLDQGYGSKLPRSIEIKANGPENLQSIADYVNQSQYKTSIDKVSYQENKQLIDKYIKSAQFVKEVGLVLSAIFILIAILVIYNTIRLTIFMRREEVEIMQLVGATGWYIKFPFVLEGILYGAFATVITTILLIIGAKSASPYITNYVGSASFNFGQFFTAHLWLIILVEIFVGVVIGGLCSYFAVRTHVK, from the coding sequence ATGAAAATGGTGGCGTTAATCAGAATTTTGAAAATTGGGGTGGTGGATTTCTGGCGTAATCGCTGGCTGAGTTTGGCGGCCATTATGATGATGACGCTCACTATTTCGATTATTTCATTATTTGTCGCTTTGGATTTATCCATCAACCAAACTGCAAAAATGCTTGAAGACAAGATAGATATTTCGGTTTTCTTTAACGATAACGCTACAGACGCCAATATCACCGCTTTGCAAAATTCTTTGCTTGGGCGTTCGGACGTAAAATCAATCACCTATATTTCACGTGAGCAGGCACTGGCACGCTTTCGTGAACAATCTCAATACCGATCCACGGTGCTAAAGTTGTTAGATCAAGGGTATGGCTCGAAATTGCCGCGCAGCATCGAGATTAAAGCCAACGGACCGGAGAATTTACAGTCAATAGCCGATTACGTTAATCAATCGCAATATAAAACATCCATCGACAAAGTAAGCTATCAGGAAAACAAGCAGTTAATCGATAAATATATTAAATCGGCTCAATTTGTCAAAGAAGTTGGGCTGGTTTTGAGTGCGATATTCATTTTGATTGCCATTTTGGTTATTTATAACACCATTAGACTGACCATTTTTATGCGCAGAGAAGAGGTAGAGATTATGCAATTGGTTGGTGCTACTGGTTGGTACATTAAGTTCCCATTTGTGCTTGAGGGGATTTTGTATGGGGCTTTTGCTACGGTTATCACCACAATCTTGCTGATCATCGGGGCAAAATCAGCCTCACCATACATTACCAATTATGTCGGCAGCGCATCGTTTAATTTTGGTCAGTTCTTTACCGCGCATTTGTGGTTGATAATTCTGGTTGAGATATTCGTAGGAGTGGTCATTGGCGGATTGTGTAGCTACTTTGCCGTTAGAACGCATGTGAAGTAA
- a CDS encoding C39 family peptidase, giving the protein MKNKLYQKRLILKSSLVILSSLVMMLGLFVVSPQAVQGACNSVASCTAEKAALQNSINAQKQAQAQAQAVQSQLQTEVNSINTTIQQTQNTITKINNDINNTAKSIDDVTNQINTKTTEIAAEKIKLEEALNNMYIDSETYSPLLALAQESISASISTQQNYQAIENSIQSKADEIDALKKQLEQQRTDLQTKQSNLQQMQSSQIQQKNALSGQMNLKSSLLSNTISSISQLQSTITQYKTQLNAVDGRISDFIAAMNSAGKYTAASGDLVVLNSQPWHFFQTDSRWANRSLNPNYSNSDTFAESGCLVTSISMVANYYGVGGTPPDILSKLISGGAMYGDLVSWGGVSGAFGGRLGFTYGKERISWGVVDSYVKLGKPIIVHVAGGNYGHWIVISGKSGDKYSVEDPYFSSGQAYPSSKIDYMARLQP; this is encoded by the coding sequence ATGAAAAATAAATTGTATCAAAAAAGACTAATTCTAAAATCATCACTGGTTATTCTATCATCATTGGTGATGATGTTAGGTCTATTTGTTGTATCACCGCAAGCGGTCCAAGGGGCATGTAATAGCGTAGCCAGCTGTACGGCAGAAAAAGCGGCGTTGCAAAACTCAATCAATGCCCAAAAACAAGCCCAGGCCCAGGCTCAGGCCGTTCAGAGTCAGCTCCAGACCGAAGTAAATAGTATAAATACCACTATCCAACAGACTCAAAACACTATTACCAAAATTAACAATGACATTAATAACACGGCCAAAAGCATTGATGATGTTACAAATCAAATTAACACCAAAACCACCGAGATTGCTGCCGAGAAGATCAAGCTAGAAGAAGCCCTAAATAATATGTATATCGATAGTGAAACGTACTCACCCTTATTGGCATTAGCACAGGAAAGCATATCTGCCTCAATTTCTACCCAGCAAAATTATCAAGCCATTGAAAACAGTATTCAGTCCAAGGCTGACGAAATCGATGCACTCAAAAAACAGCTCGAACAGCAACGAACTGATTTGCAAACCAAACAGTCAAATCTACAGCAGATGCAAAGTTCTCAAATTCAGCAAAAAAATGCCCTCAGTGGCCAGATGAATCTAAAGAGCTCATTGCTAAGCAATACTATTTCGTCGATTTCGCAGTTGCAATCTACTATTACTCAATACAAAACGCAATTGAACGCTGTAGACGGCCGTATTAGTGATTTCATTGCGGCAATGAATTCCGCCGGAAAATACACCGCGGCGAGCGGCGATTTGGTTGTGCTGAATTCGCAACCGTGGCATTTTTTTCAAACTGATTCAAGGTGGGCAAACCGGTCACTGAACCCAAACTATAGTAACAGCGACACCTTTGCGGAGAGTGGGTGTTTGGTTACGTCAATTTCGATGGTTGCAAATTACTATGGAGTTGGCGGTACGCCGCCAGATATTCTAAGCAAACTTATTAGCGGCGGGGCAATGTACGGTGATTTAGTGTCGTGGGGCGGGGTTTCGGGTGCATTTGGTGGCAGATTAGGTTTTACGTATGGCAAAGAGCGGATTAGCTGGGGAGTGGTGGATAGCTATGTAAAGCTGGGTAAGCCGATTATTGTGCATGTTGCCGGGGGAAACTACGGGCACTGGATTGTGATAAGCGGAAAATCCGGAGACAAGTATTCCGTAGAAGATCCATATTTTAGTAGCGGTCAGGCATATCCATCTTCTAAGATTGATTACATGGCCAGGCTGCAACCATAA
- a CDS encoding DUF5680 domain-containing protein — MDEKSLKFLINSRQSTYASGMKADEINGGKTYVIKSGNLEYRDTYFDQHLIFQGQEVLFEDGQPVWSMSYRGAAVEGVDAGAVFAVLQKFIKEYSDKVRFGNNFEKDEGEYKYSCSATGDPSEFSGREEIYQNGKLVHWMNYFGGSIQ, encoded by the coding sequence ATGGATGAGAAATCTCTAAAATTCTTAATTAATTCTAGACAAAGCACTTATGCCTCTGGGATGAAGGCGGATGAGATCAATGGTGGTAAAACGTACGTTATTAAATCAGGTAATTTAGAGTATCGCGATACGTATTTCGATCAGCACTTAATTTTTCAAGGTCAAGAAGTTTTGTTTGAAGATGGCCAGCCAGTTTGGTCAATGAGCTATAGGGGTGCGGCGGTCGAGGGAGTTGATGCTGGTGCGGTTTTTGCAGTTTTGCAAAAATTTATTAAAGAATATTCCGACAAGGTCAGATTCGGTAACAACTTTGAAAAAGATGAAGGCGAATATAAATATAGTTGCTCCGCAACGGGGGATCCAAGTGAGTTCAGTGGCCGCGAAGAGATTTATCAAAATGGAAAACTGGTTCATTGGATGAATTATTTTGGCGGATCTATCCAATAA
- the trxB gene encoding thioredoxin-disulfide reductase gives MHTKLAIIGSGPAGLTAAIYAARAELKPIVFAGAVPGGQLTETTEVENFPGFDDGIMGPDLMAKMRLQAEKFGSVTVDASVDKVNLKKQPFTIESGDKSYSADAIIVATGASAMWLNVKGETEFKGKGVSACATCDGFFFKNKAVVIVGGGDAAMEESMFLTKFASSVTIVHRRNEFRASKIMQEKVLNNPKIKVVWDSAVVEIKGGAKVEAVVVENIKDQSKSEIKTDGVFVAIGHKPNTDIFKDQLEIDEKGYIVLHGETKSNVEGVFVAGDVYDHRYRQAITAAGSGCKAAIDAEKYLAE, from the coding sequence ATGCATACAAAACTTGCTATTATTGGTTCGGGGCCGGCGGGATTAACCGCCGCCATTTATGCTGCCCGTGCCGAGTTAAAACCAATTGTTTTTGCCGGTGCCGTACCAGGCGGACAACTAACCGAAACAACCGAGGTAGAAAACTTTCCCGGGTTTGATGATGGCATAATGGGGCCGGATTTAATGGCCAAAATGCGTTTGCAAGCCGAGAAATTTGGTTCAGTTACTGTTGATGCCTCGGTGGACAAGGTAAACCTCAAAAAACAGCCATTTACAATTGAATCAGGGGATAAATCGTATTCGGCTGACGCAATTATTGTAGCTACCGGTGCCAGCGCGATGTGGTTAAACGTTAAAGGGGAAACGGAATTTAAGGGAAAAGGCGTTTCGGCTTGCGCCACTTGCGATGGTTTTTTCTTTAAGAATAAGGCAGTGGTCATTGTTGGCGGCGGTGACGCAGCCATGGAAGAATCAATGTTTTTGACTAAATTTGCTTCTAGCGTCACTATTGTTCATCGTCGAAATGAATTTAGAGCTAGCAAAATTATGCAGGAAAAGGTACTAAATAATCCTAAAATCAAAGTGGTTTGGGACTCTGCGGTGGTGGAGATAAAAGGTGGGGCAAAAGTTGAAGCAGTAGTGGTGGAAAATATTAAAGATCAATCAAAATCTGAAATTAAAACCGATGGAGTGTTTGTGGCGATCGGCCATAAACCAAATACAGATATTTTCAAAGATCAGCTTGAAATTGATGAAAAGGGCTACATCGTTTTGCACGGTGAAACAAAGTCAAACGTCGAAGGTGTATTTGTTGCGGGTGATGTGTATGACCACCGATATCGACAAGCTATTACCGCCGCCGGGTCTGGCTGTAAAGCGGCCATAGATGCAGAGAAATACTTGGCTGAGTAA